Within the Gopherus evgoodei ecotype Sinaloan lineage chromosome 18, rGopEvg1_v1.p, whole genome shotgun sequence genome, the region GCATCAGTGTCGCTCTCTGCCACGATGAAGCTGCTGCGGCTTCTGTGCCGCCACAAGACAGCGCTGGGCCTGGGTGGCCTGGCACTCTTTGCTGTGATCCTGCTCTACCTGGCCAAGTGCACCTCAGAGAGCCTCAGGCCCTTGCCAGGTCGGGGTCTGCCCCACAACCAGGCACCGCAGCCACCCCGCGGTGGAGTGGGAGCTGGGCCTCCCCTACcggcagccctgctgccccctgaggAGACGGCTTTCCTGGCTGTCCTCATTGCCAGCGGCCCCAAGTATACAGAGCGCCGCAGTATCATCCGCAGCACCTGGCTCTCGATAGCTGGCCGGCCCCCTCAGGATGACATCTGGTGTCGTTTCGTGATAGGCACAGGCAGCCTGGCTGAGGAGGAGCTTCACAGCTTAGAGTTGGAGCAGAGCCGTCACCGGGACCTGCTGTTGCTGCCTGAGCTTCGTGATTCCTATGAGAACCTGACTGCCAAGGTCCTGGCAATGTATGTCTGGCTTGATCTGCACTTGGATTTCCGTTTTGTCCTCAAGGCTGATGATGACACCTTTGTACGCCTGGACGTACTTGTGGAAGAGCTGAGGGCCAAGGAGCCACGTCGTCTCTACTGGGGTTTCTTTTCTGGCCGTGGTCGAGTGAAGTCAGGTGGCAAATGGAaagagagcacctggctcctgtgtGACTACTATTTGCCTTACGCCCTGGGTGGTGGCTATGTGCTCTCTGCAGACCTGGTGCATTACCTGCGACTGAGCCATGACTATTTCAACATGTGGCAAAGTGAAGATGTGTCTCTGGGTGCTTGGTTGGCTCCTGTTGATGTGAAGAGGGTGCATGACCCACGTTTTGACACTGAATACAAGTCACGGGGCTGCAACAATAAGTATATTGTCACTCACAAGCAGAGCATTGAGGACATGCTAGAGAAGCATCAGACTTTGGCCAAGGAAGGGAAGCTCTGCAAGGAGGAGGTTAAGCTCAGGCTATCCTACGTGTATGACTGGGGAGTGCCTCCTTCACAGTGTTGCCAAAGGAAAGATGGCATCCCCTGAAAGTTTTGGAAAAAGGAAGGGCAAAGTATCAAAGGGGAACTCTCTGGGCTGGATCATTGTCAT harbors:
- the B3GALT6 gene encoding beta-1,3-galactosyltransferase 6, yielding MKLLRLLCRHKTALGLGGLALFAVILLYLAKCTSESLRPLPGRGLPHNQAPQPPRGGVGAGPPLPAALLPPEETAFLAVLIASGPKYTERRSIIRSTWLSIAGRPPQDDIWCRFVIGTGSLAEEELHSLELEQSRHRDLLLLPELRDSYENLTAKVLAMYVWLDLHLDFRFVLKADDDTFVRLDVLVEELRAKEPRRLYWGFFSGRGRVKSGGKWKESTWLLCDYYLPYALGGGYVLSADLVHYLRLSHDYFNMWQSEDVSLGAWLAPVDVKRVHDPRFDTEYKSRGCNNKYIVTHKQSIEDMLEKHQTLAKEGKLCKEEVKLRLSYVYDWGVPPSQCCQRKDGIP